The Megalops cyprinoides isolate fMegCyp1 chromosome 25, fMegCyp1.pri, whole genome shotgun sequence nucleotide sequence GCAATGAAGGGAATCCCTAAATGCTACTACGACAGGTTATCCTTTGAACAGACTGTCATACAAAATTTGTGTCATTACGTTGGTATTTGTAGCTCTTGTCATGAAATAAGAGGAAAatgtgtgctcctgtgctgtTGCATATCAAAACAGTGTTGCATTCAAggtgttttgtcatttaaaagatTCTTAGCCAGAGTGACAAAGTGAGTGGCAAACCTATATTTACAAGTGTATAAGTACAGACATagagaatatacagtataatttgTACATAGGAGTAATTTTTTGTGCACTGAAAGCATTTGTACATATTTCCATGTATAACACTACATTTGCATTCATACTTTGGCAAAATTCTCAATCTCCCCATACAAGACGATGAAAATTTTACTCACGTTTTTAATCATAAGTATAGAAATTCTATAGAAGTATAGAAATAATTCagcaagtaaaaaataaaatggttttgaaatggtaatgtaattgtaatattaTTCTAACATTCAAGATCATTAACTTAAGTTCACCCAAGAATTTAAAGTATTCAAACTGCTGATGAAAGATGGAATGCATTAaacatcagtttcatttttttttatttgtgatcaTGCAAtaaagatcattttaaaaacaaaactgtagcttaaaatgaatacaaagcTTTCAATAAACTATtgaaatgtgcaattaaaaatacttgtacaaaatgtaaacattacaaaGCTCACTTTGGCTGCATGTCTTTGATGCAGTGGTCCTGATATATTTAGGTTTGATCATTTCTTCTTAGCTATACAAACTGAGCAGTGACTCTTCAGAACACAAGGACCTTGTTGTGTGTCCACCCTGAAACGCCACTGACAGATAAAGGCAGAGTTGAGAGGGAAGAGGTGACGAGGAGAGGGCAGCTTTCGTCACAGAAGCAACTCTGGGCCTGTGTTTCCCAAGAGGCCGTGTGACCCGTGACATTACACGCACCCCACTGAATGTCCCTTCTGACTAACGACATGCCTGTCATTCCCTGTGCAGCAGAAGCCTTGAACAGACCCCTAATGTTCTGTCCCTGACCTCACAATGAATGCAtgcctctccctttcacacacGGGGGAAAGGTTTTCATTGGTCTGGATTCATTCTGGCTTTGGCAAATCTGCTCTCAAACACCCCTCCCCAGACACATGCTTCCATCATCAATGTTCAgtcatttgtgtgaaataaccataatcaaatttcaaatttacaCACTTCACCTGATGATAAACTTAGGTTTGCAGAGTGGCGCTAAGGCACGTCATTTGGGAAATCAGAGCAGGCTTTCAGTTGAACCTGTAGGTCTGACATGGCTGCTGTACTTTTGAGCTCCGTCATGGTGcatattcagctgcatattCACACGCTGTGCATGTCTGTAGACAAACATCTGTGAGGCAAATCCTTTCAATCATTTCCAGAGAAAACCTTCCATTAGTCTCAGTTTTTGCTTTCGACGTGCTGGAAACATACCTTCATATCTGACTGTTGCTTGGATATTCCACAGAGACAATGTGGTTACAAAATGCAACCAAATCCTTCAACTGTGACAACCCTTGCACCACCTTAGGCGAGAGCAGGGAAAAACATTATTCAACActtgtttcattcttttgcaGTTTGCAGGTGGGCATTAAGCCATTTCAACCCCTTTCTGTACAGCTCACTCACTTTTCTGTATTTAACACACCTTCAAGGAGAAATTAATACTTGATAGCTAATATAGATCCCAACAACATCACATGCTGAGTTCCCTCAGGGTCCTGTCACTCTAGAGACAGTCAATTGATCAGGTTTTATTCGTACAAAATCCTTTGAGTGAAACAGTTGAGCTATAATTAGAGCCTGAGAATAACTGGCTGCAGTTAACAGTTAACAGTGTTTTGATTCATGGCACCAGGTTGAAGATGCAGGAGACCATAATCCCTCTGTCTCACGGATCCTCATCTTCTTCTCCACTGGCCAATGCTTTctcctgcacagagacacaccgcAGAGCAGAGCATGAGCACACATGCCTGACTGTCCCACACTTCACCACTGTAAACGGGGGATGCCCGAGTAGGAAGGAAACACAGTCAAAGTCTAATGAAGGAAAAACCTTTCACAATGGAACTGTGACCTTAGCAGTGATGTGATTACGTGAAGATCTCTCCACTACTCAACAGCGCTGGTCCACCCTTAAAATTAAATGGCTTACTTACTGCAGCATTAAAGCATGAGTGAGACTGTGAATTTTTGAATATTGAAGCAATGTCTCATGTATGTGACAGGTCACCCCTATTTGTGAGGTCACTGCTTTTTGTGAGGTCACCCctgtttgtgacatcactgggaGTGATGCGGGGATGCTGAGCGCTCACCCATCCGCCGCGCTGCTGGACCCAGGTGGAGAAATGCTCCTGCAGGTATTTGGCTCCAAAGCCCATCACCATGTTCATTGGGTGGGCGTCTACAGCAGTCAGCCTCCTGGTGACCTCACAGGTAAGCGCAATGTTGCCCTCCTGTGGGCTCTTGGTGCTGTGATTCTCAGACAGTGGCACCCTCTGCAGGAACAGGGTGGTGATCCTCTCAAAAAGGCTGTAGGTGAAATCTCTGTGGAAGCGCTGGGCCAGGGATGGATTCCTCTTAAACTGATGATCCAGGAAACACAGAGCAAAGGATATGAGCATTAAGAATTATACTGACAGCTGTCACATCATGGCCCAGTGATCATCTGGAATATGTCTGCACatcatttaacattacatacaGACATCTGCTGGTTTGGGTTTCTGCCCATATAAACCTCTGGAGGCCACTTTTCAAAACTTCATATTTGGTCAACAGATTAAAATTACATctttaatctgtgtttttcaaaactgtaaaatgtaatcttGATTTTTGTCATCAGGATTTTTCTTCAGAAAGCCACATTCAGTCGTGATAAAATTCTGTAGCCTCGTATTTCAAACTTCTTCAGGAGAACTCATTTACAGATTCCAAACAACTAGCATTTTAACCAAGACAACTAAAATTTAAGCAtgacattgattaaaaaatgagcTTCCCATTGTTCAGATGGCCAAACAATCCATCTGTCTGTATATAAATTACTCTGACCTTAGTCTGTGTAGACCTTAGTGTACTCCCTGTAGTATGAAGGAGTAAGAACAAGTGTTTTTGCCAAACTTGTTCCAGCGAAGAAGCCACTCCATTCCCTTACCTCTTCATTGAGTTTGTCTCCAGACTCGCGCAGTAAATCTACAATTTCTTGAATATCATCTGTAGAAAAATGCAACCATGAAATGCAACAGGACACCAGTGTTCTGAAATGATTCAGGACCTTGACTCAGAAAAAGATGCTTTTGTGTTCAAATCCCTGCTACAGCTCTACTGATGTTTCCTTGACAAACACTCTTAACCTGACATTTTCCAGTacatccaggtgtataaatagTTGATAAAAATGCAGGCTATGCAGGCTGCCCAGGATAAGGGCATGTTGTAAACACATTCGTAACAAGCTGGCTCTGCAATTCaaactgtcatttcattttcaatccTCTTCTGTCAAGTATCTGCTTTATAAGAAAAAGGGATGAACTGAGTGGATCGTGTGAGTAGCAGGTACTTTCACACCAATGTTTAATTGTGGTACAGGGAACGTGTTGAACACTGATCCTACCAGCAGGTG carries:
- the LOC118772220 gene encoding apoptosis facilitator Bcl-2-like protein 14; the encoded protein is MENGGLKAMGASEDSVEFRLLMAYAQKRRPQPTNGDATPPPAKPPAEKKKKKKKTIKLKKLFLGCIHPEKEDSETSTDPDALGDGEALGILADRLSKIVESVDLGPGDIETDAPADDIQEIVDLLRESGDKLNEEFKRNPSLAQRFHRDFTYSLFERITTLFLQRVPLSENHSTKSPQEGNIALTCEVTRRLTAVDAHPMNMVMGFGAKYLQEHFSTWVQQRGGWEKALASGEEDEDP